One window of Sphingobacteriales bacterium genomic DNA carries:
- a CDS encoding type I restriction-modification system subunit M — protein sequence MDQLGNTLWKIADELRGAMNADQFRDYMLSFLFLRYLSDNYETAAKKELGKDYPAPNGSITPLAKWYQENPDDITDFEKQMRRKVHYVIEPTHLWNSIAELAKTQSKELLRTLQDAFKYIENESFESTFQGLFSEINLDSEKLGKNYEERNKKLCNIIQKIAEGINSFDKNIDYLGDAYEFLIGKFAAGSGQKAGEFYTPQRISDILSGIVTLDSQDPSKGEKKKIERVLDFACGSGSLLLNVRKKMNDANGTIGKIFGQEKNITTYNLARMNMLLHGVKDTEFEIHHGDTLLNDWEILNEMNPAKKFEFDAIVANPPFSYRWEPTEAMGEDFRFKSYGLAPKSAADFAFLLHGFHFLSKEGTMAIILPHGVLFRSGSEERIRTKLLKDGNIDTVIGLPANLFFSTGIPVCILVLKKCKKFDDVLFINAVDHFEKGKRQNNLLPENIEKIIDTYRNRKEEIRYSRRVTMEEIVKNEFNLNISRYVSTSLDEKLIDLKEVNKKLVALDNDIKKARETHNQFLEELGLPPI from the coding sequence ATGGATCAATTAGGCAATACACTTTGGAAAATCGCAGACGAATTGCGTGGTGCAATGAACGCTGACCAGTTCCGCGATTATATGCTTTCGTTTTTGTTCCTGCGTTATTTAAGCGATAACTACGAAACAGCAGCCAAAAAGGAATTGGGGAAAGATTATCCTGCACCAAATGGAAGCATTACACCGTTGGCAAAATGGTATCAGGAAAATCCGGATGACATCACCGATTTTGAAAAACAGATGCGAAGGAAGGTTCACTATGTAATTGAGCCAACGCATTTGTGGAACAGCATTGCCGAATTGGCCAAAACCCAAAGCAAAGAATTGCTTCGCACTTTGCAGGATGCTTTTAAATACATAGAAAACGAATCTTTTGAAAGCACCTTTCAGGGCTTGTTTTCCGAGATTAATTTAGATTCTGAAAAACTCGGCAAGAACTATGAAGAACGAAATAAAAAACTCTGCAACATCATTCAGAAAATTGCAGAAGGCATCAACAGCTTTGATAAAAACATTGATTACTTAGGCGATGCTTACGAATTTTTGATTGGAAAATTTGCGGCAGGTTCAGGACAAAAAGCAGGAGAATTTTATACCCCGCAACGTATTTCAGATATTCTTTCAGGCATTGTAACGCTTGACAGCCAGGACCCAAGCAAAGGAGAAAAGAAAAAGATTGAACGGGTTTTAGACTTTGCCTGTGGTTCGGGTTCATTGTTGCTGAACGTTCGCAAAAAAATGAATGATGCCAATGGAACAATCGGTAAAATATTCGGACAAGAAAAAAACATCACTACTTACAACTTAGCACGCATGAACATGCTTTTGCATGGTGTGAAGGATACCGAATTTGAAATTCATCACGGAGACACGTTGCTCAACGATTGGGAGATATTAAATGAAATGAATCCCGCTAAAAAGTTCGAATTTGATGCCATTGTTGCCAATCCGCCTTTCAGTTATCGCTGGGAACCAACAGAAGCGATGGGGGAAGATTTCAGATTTAAAAGTTACGGGCTTGCGCCTAAATCAGCAGCCGACTTTGCATTTCTATTACACGGGTTTCATTTCCTGAGTAAAGAGGGAACAATGGCAATCATTTTGCCACATGGTGTTTTATTCAGAAGCGGATCGGAAGAACGTATCAGAACAAAATTGCTTAAGGACGGAAATATTGATACCGTCATTGGACTTCCTGCCAACTTGTTTTTCTCAACTGGTATTCCCGTTTGCATATTGGTTTTAAAGAAGTGCAAAAAGTTTGACGATGTATTATTCATTAATGCCGTTGACCATTTTGAAAAAGGAAAACGACAAAACAACTTACTCCCTGAGAATATTGAAAAAATAATTGACACATACAGAAACCGTAAAGAAGAAATACGTTACTCCCGCAGAGTAACTATGGAAGAAATCGTGAAAAACGAATTCAACCTGAATATTTCAAGGTATGTAAGTACATCATTGGACGAAAAACTCATAGATTTGAAGGAGGTAAACAAAAAACTGGTTGCCCTTGACAATGATATAAAAAAAGCAAGAGAGACACACAATCAATTTTTAGAGGAATTGGGACTTCCACCAATTTAA